A stretch of Mya arenaria isolate MELC-2E11 chromosome 14, ASM2691426v1 DNA encodes these proteins:
- the LOC128218420 gene encoding uncharacterized protein LOC128218420: MAEKTTINESEKMYENPGEFDEEDEVTLMFPNEDNKTVFFSKFVLTRSSRVFKAMFQHDLKEKKDKNVNIEDIKVDDFIAFLKWSDPMVSKPPTAENVLKVVEIAEKYQNESMINQCRNIMGLDIREAKPERIIAILLVAAQYNYTEVVEEGVERMKANYRIREFFDDAQFEKLPGEIKYRILSKRVSQEYSHMNAGFTNNLNI; this comes from the exons ATGGCGGAAAAAACAACTATAAATGAATCAGAAAAAATGTACGAAAACCCTGGGGAGTTTGATGAGGAGGACGAAGTTACATTGATGTTTCCTAATGAAGATAACAAAACAGTCTTTTTTTCGAAGTTTGTCTTAACAAGATCTTCACGCGTGTTTAAAGCCATGTTTCAACATGATTTGAAGGAAAAGAAGGATAAGAACGTAAACATTGAGGATATCAAGGTGGACGATTTCATTGCCTTTTTAAAGTGGTCTGATCCGATGGTATCAAAACCACCGACAG CTGAAAACGTGTTGAAAGTGGTTGAAATCGCGGAGAAGTACCAAAACGAGTCCATGATCAACCAGTGTAGAAACATAATGGGTCTTGACATAAGAGAAGCTAAACCAGAACGGATCATTGCGATCTTATTGGTTGCTGCTCAGTACAATTACACAGAGGTTGTTGAAGAAGGAGTGGAAAGAATGAAGGCTAATTATCGAATTCGTGAGTTTTTCGACGATGCACAGTTTGAAAAACTGCCTGGGGAAATAAAATATCGCATTTTATCAAAACGTGTATCGCAGGAGTATAGTCATATGAACGCTGGCTTTactaataatttaaacatttag